The Henckelia pumila isolate YLH828 chromosome 2, ASM3356847v2, whole genome shotgun sequence genome includes a window with the following:
- the LOC140885400 gene encoding ras-related protein RABA6a-like produces MDEDCDYLFKAVLIGDSAVGKSNLLYRFAKDEFYLDSKPTIGVEFAYRSIKVGDKIVKAQIWDTAGQERFRAITSSYYRGALGALLVYDITRKSTFESLKKWLKELREFGGPEMVVVLVGNKSDLLHSREVNLEDGRSLAKLEHVSFMETSAKENLNVEEAFLHMIHRIYEITSTHKSLEPKITTSCESTDLKSTLQGNKEIICIHDEVSATRQPSSCCLH; encoded by the exons atGGATGAAGATTGTGATTACTTGTTCAAGGCAGTTCTAATCGGAGACTCAGCAGTGGGGAAATCCAATTTGCTCTACAGATTTGCGAAAGATGAATTCTATTTGGACTCGAAGCCAACGATTGGTGTCGAATTTGCTTACAGAAGTATTAAGGTTGGTGATAAGATCGTCAAGGCTCAGATATGGGACACCGCCGGCCAAGAAAG ATTTAGGGCGATCACTAGCTCTTACTACCGAGGAGCCCTTGGTGCCTTACTAGTCTACGACATAACAAGAAAATCCACGTtcgaaagcttgaagaaatggTTGAAAGAGTTGAGAGAATTCGGCGGCCCGGAGATGGTGGTGGTGCTGGTGGGCAACAAATCCGACCTACTCCATTCGAGAGAGGTGAATCTAGAAGACGGGCGGAGTTTGGCCAAGCTCGAGCATGTTTCCTTCATGGAAACATCTGCTAAAGAGAATCTGAATGTCGAAGAGGCATTCCTCCACATGATCCATAGGATATACGAAATCACAAGTACTCACAAAAGCCTTGAGCCCAAGATCACAACTAGTTGTGAATCCACAGATTTGAAAAGTACACTCCAAGGGAACAAGGAGATTATATGCATTCATGATGAGGTATCCGCCACCAGACAACCTAGTTCTTGTTGTTTGCATTGA
- the LOC140885399 gene encoding peptidyl-prolyl cis-trans isomerase FKBP17-2, chloroplastic: MASFFASPPFVSHPKTTNIYFSSSQTPTPQPPNTPSSQPQTASPPPPAAVVSPKPAAATRSSTAESTDWIASTLTRRFGIGAGLAWAGFLAVGVVSEQIKTRFEVSQQQLNTREVDKEVEVVLPNGIKYYDIKVGGGSRPRQGDLVVMNVKGIEQSTGQVFLDTFGDDIKDNKRKKGPLALVMGSRPYSKGICEGIEYVVRSMNAGGKRRVVIPPSLGFGEEGAEFGEAMKIPPFATLEYVIELEKVSIAPS; the protein is encoded by the exons ATGGCATCCTTCTTTGCATCCCCTCCCTTTGTGTCTCACCCCAAGACTACGAACATCTACTTCTCATCTTCACAAACCCCAACACCACAGCCACCCAACACACCATCTTCGCAGCCGCAAACGGCATCCCCGCCACCGCCGGCGGCTGTGGTGTCTCCAAAACCTGCAGCTGCCACAAGAAGCAGTACTGCAGAGTCAACTGATTGGATTGCTTCCACCTTGACCAGGAGGTTTGGCATTGGAGCCGGCCTTGCATGGGCTGGCTTTCTCGCAGTTGGTGTTGTTTCTGAGCAAATCAAAACTCGATTCGAAGTTTCACAACAACAACTCAACACAAG AGAAGTCGACAAGGAAGTAGAGGTGGTTTTGCCCAATGGCATAAA GTATTACGACATAAAAGTCGGGGGCGGTTCGCGTCCTAGACAGGGAGATTTGGTGGTGATGAATGTGAAGGGGATCGAACAGAGCACAGGACAAGTGTTTCTGGATACATTTGGAGATGACATCAAAGACAACAAGAGAAAGAAGGGACCTTTGGCACTTGTGATGGGATCAAGGCCTTATAGTAAAGGAATATGTGAAGGAATAGAATATGTAGTGAGAAGCATGAATGCAGGTGGGAAGAGGAGAGTCGTCATCCCGCCAAGCTTAGGATTCGGCGAAGAAGGGGCAGAATTCGGAGAAGCCATGAAGATCCCCCCTTTCGCTACCCTTGAATATGTAATAGAGCTTGAAAAAGTCTCCATTGCTCCATCATGA
- the LOC140881974 gene encoding probable protein phosphatase 2C 8 isoform X1, whose protein sequence is MAAASKRKANSMSPNRGTDSEIERPNEFDDSDSSTKKAKSLHELQTGSTNDKASSSNAVSEKIDKFEDKYFSIEADAAENKGSRHTMEDAWVVLHDASLESPGNLRCAHFAVYDGHGGRLAADYAQKHLHRNVLSSGLPRELLDVKSAKKAILDGFRKTDEALLQESSAGGWQDGATAVCVWVLGQTVFVANIGDAKAVVARTSETDCSKDVMDRSNSLKAIVLTREHKAIYPQERARIQKAGGSVSSNGRLLGRLEVSRAFGDRNFKKVGVVATPDVHSFTLTERDHFIILGCDGLWGVFGPIDAVEFVHKLLKEGLPAAAVSRHLVREAVRERRCKDNCTAIVMIFKKQYLISPNISSGLRVSV, encoded by the exons ATGGCTGCCGCATCGAAGCGCAAAGCAAATTCAATGTCCCCGAATCGTGGCACCGACTCTGAAATTGAACGACCCAATGAGTTCGATGACTCCGATTCTTCAACCAAGAAGGCCAAATCCCTGCACGAATTGCAGACCGGTAGTACAAATGACAAAGCGTCCAGTTCAAACGCCGTATCGGAGAAGATTGACAAGTTCGAAGACAAATATTTCTCTATAGAAGCCGATGCAGCCGAAAACAAGGGCTCGAGGCATACTATGGAAGATGCTTGGGTGGTGCTTCACGACGCTAGCTTGGAATCCCCCGGGAATTTGAG ATGTGCACATTTTGCTGTTTATGATGGACATGGAGGTCGTTTAGCTGCAGATTATGCACAGAAGCATCTGCACAGAAATGTTTTGTCATCTGGCTTACCACGTGAGTTG CTGGATGTTAAGTCTGCGAAGAAGGCTATATTAGATG GTTTCCGTAAAACAGATGAGGCTCTCCTTCAAGAAAGTTCTGCAG GAGGTTGGCAAGATGGCGCTACAGCTGTATGTGTGTGGGTATTAGGACAAACA GTTTTTGTTGCCAATATTGGTGATGCAAAGGCAGTGGTGGCGCGAACATCTGAAACCGACTGTTCTAAGGATGTTATGGACCGGTCAAATTCATTGAAGGCCATAGTTTTAACAAGGGAACATAAAGCCATTTACCCACAAGAACGAGCACGCATTCAAAAG GCTGGTGGGTCTGTAAGTTCAAATGGACGATTGCTGGGGCGGCTTGAAGTATCCAGAGCCTTTGGTGATCGGAACTTCAAGAAG GTGGGTGTTGTTGCAACTCCTGATGTCCATTCATTTACCCTTACTGAGAGAGACCACTTCATAATTCTTGGTTGTGATGGCTTGTGGGGG gtttttgggccaattgatgctgttgaatttgttcaCAAGCTGTTGAAG GAAGGCTTACCAGCTGCAGCGGTGAGCCGCCACCTTGTGCGGGAAGCTGTTAGGGAGCGCAGGTGCAAAGACAATTGCACCGCTATTGTCATGATTTTCAAGAAGCAGTACCTTATATCACCCAACATCTCATCCGGACTTCGGGTATCAGTTTAG
- the LOC140881974 gene encoding probable protein phosphatase 2C 8 isoform X3, with product MAAASKRKANSMSPNRGTDSEIERPNEFDDSDSSTKKAKSLHELQTGSTNDKASSSNAVSEKIDKFEDKYFSIEADAAENKGSRHTMEDAWVVLHDASLESPGNLRCAHFAVYDGHGGRLAADYAQKHLHRNVLSSGLPRGWQDGATAVCVWVLGQTVFVANIGDAKAVVARTSETDCSKDVMDRSNSLKAIVLTREHKAIYPQERARIQKAGGSVSSNGRLLGRLEVSRAFGDRNFKKVGVVATPDVHSFTLTERDHFIILGCDGLWGVFGPIDAVEFVHKLLKEGLPAAAVSRHLVREAVRERRCKDNCTAIVMIFKKQYLISPNISSGLRVSV from the exons ATGGCTGCCGCATCGAAGCGCAAAGCAAATTCAATGTCCCCGAATCGTGGCACCGACTCTGAAATTGAACGACCCAATGAGTTCGATGACTCCGATTCTTCAACCAAGAAGGCCAAATCCCTGCACGAATTGCAGACCGGTAGTACAAATGACAAAGCGTCCAGTTCAAACGCCGTATCGGAGAAGATTGACAAGTTCGAAGACAAATATTTCTCTATAGAAGCCGATGCAGCCGAAAACAAGGGCTCGAGGCATACTATGGAAGATGCTTGGGTGGTGCTTCACGACGCTAGCTTGGAATCCCCCGGGAATTTGAG ATGTGCACATTTTGCTGTTTATGATGGACATGGAGGTCGTTTAGCTGCAGATTATGCACAGAAGCATCTGCACAGAAATGTTTTGTCATCTGGCTTACCAC GAGGTTGGCAAGATGGCGCTACAGCTGTATGTGTGTGGGTATTAGGACAAACA GTTTTTGTTGCCAATATTGGTGATGCAAAGGCAGTGGTGGCGCGAACATCTGAAACCGACTGTTCTAAGGATGTTATGGACCGGTCAAATTCATTGAAGGCCATAGTTTTAACAAGGGAACATAAAGCCATTTACCCACAAGAACGAGCACGCATTCAAAAG GCTGGTGGGTCTGTAAGTTCAAATGGACGATTGCTGGGGCGGCTTGAAGTATCCAGAGCCTTTGGTGATCGGAACTTCAAGAAG GTGGGTGTTGTTGCAACTCCTGATGTCCATTCATTTACCCTTACTGAGAGAGACCACTTCATAATTCTTGGTTGTGATGGCTTGTGGGGG gtttttgggccaattgatgctgttgaatttgttcaCAAGCTGTTGAAG GAAGGCTTACCAGCTGCAGCGGTGAGCCGCCACCTTGTGCGGGAAGCTGTTAGGGAGCGCAGGTGCAAAGACAATTGCACCGCTATTGTCATGATTTTCAAGAAGCAGTACCTTATATCACCCAACATCTCATCCGGACTTCGGGTATCAGTTTAG
- the LOC140881974 gene encoding probable protein phosphatase 2C 8 isoform X2, which translates to MAAASKRKANSMSPNRGTDSEIERPNEFDDSDSSTKKAKSLHELQTGSTNDKASSSNAVSEKIDKFEDKYFSIEADAAENKGSRHTMEDAWVVLHDASLESPGNLRCAHFAVYDGHGGRLAADYAQKHLHRNVLSSGLPRELLDVKSAKKAILDGGWQDGATAVCVWVLGQTVFVANIGDAKAVVARTSETDCSKDVMDRSNSLKAIVLTREHKAIYPQERARIQKAGGSVSSNGRLLGRLEVSRAFGDRNFKKVGVVATPDVHSFTLTERDHFIILGCDGLWGVFGPIDAVEFVHKLLKEGLPAAAVSRHLVREAVRERRCKDNCTAIVMIFKKQYLISPNISSGLRVSV; encoded by the exons ATGGCTGCCGCATCGAAGCGCAAAGCAAATTCAATGTCCCCGAATCGTGGCACCGACTCTGAAATTGAACGACCCAATGAGTTCGATGACTCCGATTCTTCAACCAAGAAGGCCAAATCCCTGCACGAATTGCAGACCGGTAGTACAAATGACAAAGCGTCCAGTTCAAACGCCGTATCGGAGAAGATTGACAAGTTCGAAGACAAATATTTCTCTATAGAAGCCGATGCAGCCGAAAACAAGGGCTCGAGGCATACTATGGAAGATGCTTGGGTGGTGCTTCACGACGCTAGCTTGGAATCCCCCGGGAATTTGAG ATGTGCACATTTTGCTGTTTATGATGGACATGGAGGTCGTTTAGCTGCAGATTATGCACAGAAGCATCTGCACAGAAATGTTTTGTCATCTGGCTTACCACGTGAGTTG CTGGATGTTAAGTCTGCGAAGAAGGCTATATTAGATG GAGGTTGGCAAGATGGCGCTACAGCTGTATGTGTGTGGGTATTAGGACAAACA GTTTTTGTTGCCAATATTGGTGATGCAAAGGCAGTGGTGGCGCGAACATCTGAAACCGACTGTTCTAAGGATGTTATGGACCGGTCAAATTCATTGAAGGCCATAGTTTTAACAAGGGAACATAAAGCCATTTACCCACAAGAACGAGCACGCATTCAAAAG GCTGGTGGGTCTGTAAGTTCAAATGGACGATTGCTGGGGCGGCTTGAAGTATCCAGAGCCTTTGGTGATCGGAACTTCAAGAAG GTGGGTGTTGTTGCAACTCCTGATGTCCATTCATTTACCCTTACTGAGAGAGACCACTTCATAATTCTTGGTTGTGATGGCTTGTGGGGG gtttttgggccaattgatgctgttgaatttgttcaCAAGCTGTTGAAG GAAGGCTTACCAGCTGCAGCGGTGAGCCGCCACCTTGTGCGGGAAGCTGTTAGGGAGCGCAGGTGCAAAGACAATTGCACCGCTATTGTCATGATTTTCAAGAAGCAGTACCTTATATCACCCAACATCTCATCCGGACTTCGGGTATCAGTTTAG